The Ornithinimicrobium sufpigmenti genome includes the window ATCTTCGGGCGGAGCTTGATCTCCTTGATGATCGTGTTGATCTGGTTCTTCCGGGACTCCCGGGCCTTCATGGCGGCTTCGTACTTGAACTTGCCGAAGTCCATGAGCTTGGCGACCGGCGGACGCGCCTGAGGGGCAACCTCGACCAGGTCGAGGTCGGCCTCGGCCGCCAGTCGCAGCGCGTCCTCGACGCGCACGATGCCGACCTGTTCCCCGTTGGGGCCCACCAACCGCACTTCCGGCACCCGGATGCGGTCGTTGATGCGAGGTTCGCTGATGTGCGTGCTCCTTCGTCGTGTCGAACAGGACCCCGGACACCAGGAAGGCCTCCTGGCACAGGGTGCGCAAGAGGCCTCGACGGTCCACGAGCTCGGGTGGTCGTGGAGTGCACGACGGCCTGCTCGCCGCGGGCCCGTCCGCACAGGGCGGTCAGGTCCGGACCGTGAACCCGGCGACCCTGAGGTCGTCGCGGGTGGGGGCGTGGCCCCTCTTGCACGTCGGGTGCGCTGAGCACCCAACTGGTCGATCCACCATCCTAGCAGACGCCGGTAGGACCTGCGGCACGCTCAGGGCGCGACGACGGCCTCGAGCCGGGGCCGGTCGCCCGCTGCGGCGGGCTCGCCGGGCGGCCCGGTGACGGGCTCGTTCCGTGCCCTGGTCCGCGAACCGGCCGATGCCTCCATGGACTCCCTGCGCGGGTCGTCGACGACGGCCACCCCGCTGAGCCGGAACCCCACTCCCCGGACTGCCACCAGCTCGACCGGGGCCCGCACTCCTCCGAGCTTGCGCCGCAGCCGGCGCACCACCGCGTGCAGGTGTCCCGAGTCCCCCGTGAAGGCGGTGCCCCACACCAGCCGGGTCAGCTCGGCGAAGCGCTGGACCTGACCAGCGCGCTGCATGAGCACCTCGAGCACCCCGAACTCCAACGGGGTGAGGGTGCGCTCGCGCCCGTCGTGCACCACCCGGCGCCGGTCAGGGTCGAGGAGCAGCCCGCTCGGGCGGGCGGGCGGGTCGGGTGCGGGCGAGAGCTGGGCCTTGGGCGGCCCAGGCGGCGGGTATGCCGTGTGCGAGGCCTCTTCGTGCGCGGCGGCCCCGGAGGAGTGTCGCGTAGGGGGTGGCGCACCGCGCGGTGCCGCGGGCCGTGCGCTGGGCTGTGCGCTGTCGAGCAGGGCCCGGGCCTCCTCGACCGAGCCGACAGCGAGCACCGGACCGTCCCACCCCGCCTGGGCGAGCTGGCCGACGTGCGCGACCGTCATCGGTGACAGGATGACGATGAGGGCAACCTCGGCCGGCGGTTCCTGGGGCGTCACCGGCACCCCTACCTGGTCGCCCCGCGGACCCGCGTGCGCCACCATTGTCGAAGTACCTCCCGAGGCCGTGACCTGCGCATCACCCATACGCTTGCCGGTGCAGCTGCTTCGAACCTAGGGGTGCCGGAGCTGGGCCACAAGGCTCTTGACCAAGTCCTTACCCGCCCTTGACCTGATCGTGACCGCTGAGCCGATGTGACGGCGCAGCGGGGGCGGTCACGACCTGCGCACCGCGCGGAAGCCGACCCCGTGAACCACCTGCACCTGCACCGGGCTGCCGATCTCGTCCAGCTTGCGCCGGACCCGTTTGACCACCGAGTGGACCTGGGCGGTGTCACCCACGTGCCCGGTCCCCCAGACCTCCTCGGTGAGCTCGGCGTACCGGCGGACCTGGCGCGGCTGGGCGACCAGCGCGTGGAGCACGGCGTACTCCAACGGCGTCAGGTGCACCTGTCGACCACCGCTGGCGACCAGCTGCCGGTCCGGGTCCAGGATCAGCTCGAGGCGAGCCGACTGACGTCTCGGTGCTGGGGTGGACGGCAGCTGCTGCCGGTCCGCGGCGGCGGGGCCTGGCTGCGGCCCTGGCCCGGAGGGGCCGGGCTGCGGCTCGGGGCGGGTCAGTCCCGGCCGAAGGCGGCGGGCCAGCTCGGTCGCCTCGCCCGCGTCCCCCACCACGACCACCGGGCCGGTCCATCCGCTCTCCTGTACCCGGCGCAAGGACTCAGCGAGGTGCCGCGAGGCGACCAGGACCAGTGCTGTAGGGAACGTGCACGGACCGTCCGTGGGATCAGACGTCACCGGAGACAGCCTCCCCCCTCATGCCGGACGGGCACGGCCTACCATCCACACCTCGCACGCCGCACCCTAGGGCACTGGTCCGACGCCGTCCACCACCGAGCCGGCCTTCGAGAAACTTGAATGATTCAAGATTATCTGAGAGACTGTACCTATGTCCGCATCACCCGCCGCCGCCCTCCGAGAGGCCGGTCTGCGCGTGACGAATGCCCGTCTGGAGGTCCTGCAGACGGTGCAGCAGCACCCGCACGCCGATGCCGCCACGGTGCTGACCCTGACCCGGGAACGAGC containing:
- a CDS encoding winged helix-turn-helix domain-containing protein, with the translated sequence MTSDPTDGPCTFPTALVLVASRHLAESLRRVQESGWTGPVVVVGDAGEATELARRLRPGLTRPEPQPGPSGPGPQPGPAAADRQQLPSTPAPRRQSARLELILDPDRQLVASGGRQVHLTPLEYAVLHALVAQPRQVRRYAELTEEVWGTGHVGDTAQVHSVVKRVRRKLDEIGSPVQVQVVHGVGFRAVRRS
- a CDS encoding winged helix-turn-helix domain-containing protein; the encoded protein is MTVAHVGQLAQAGWDGPVLAVGSVEEARALLDSAQPSARPAAPRGAPPPTRHSSGAAAHEEASHTAYPPPGPPKAQLSPAPDPPARPSGLLLDPDRRRVVHDGRERTLTPLEFGVLEVLMQRAGQVQRFAELTRLVWGTAFTGDSGHLHAVVRRLRRKLGGVRAPVELVAVRGVGFRLSGVAVVDDPRRESMEASAGSRTRARNEPVTGPPGEPAAAGDRPRLEAVVAP